Proteins encoded together in one Triticum dicoccoides isolate Atlit2015 ecotype Zavitan chromosome 7B, WEW_v2.0, whole genome shotgun sequence window:
- the LOC119338555 gene encoding leucine-rich repeat extensin-like protein 4, whose translation MTGRRRVLLALALLLAVALAPAPAASQPPPLDPPPSWVFPNPRLRAAYVALQTWRRTAIFSDPANFTANWSGPNVCAYNGVFCAPHPADGGVVVVAGIDLNHADIAGYIPDSLPAGLPDLALLHLNSNRFCGVLPDTFLHLRLLHELDISNNRFVGGFPEVVLQLPSLRYLDLRFNEFEGRIPPALFDRPLDAIFLNSNRLTRPIPPNLGNSPASVLVLAHNRLGGCIPPSIGKMAETLNEIVLIDDDLTGCIPPQVGMLRKVTVFDVSGNDLQGPLPATVAGLVAVQELNVAGNLLEGAVPASVCGLPSLRNFTYEDNFFTGRPGCAVATADGRWNCIPGAPAQRPPAQCAAAAASPFDCSRSQCQESAGPGPGKGSHGGRRPPTPRGGPPRGHRRRSPPPPGWFTPPGPLFPPGSSTPSSPSPPGGSTTPGTAAPPPPTHSESPGHALPPSSAPPPQGTPSPSSGNQPPSASSPSSHQPTTPPPGYAPPALTPPTAPTPSSPLPLPAPGPWAPPPPPGGEGGAPSSPPSGGGGTPPVHGMPYSSPPPPPTTVPLPPVHGVSYSSPPPPLLPPVYGVSYSSPPPPMPLVYGVSYGSPPPPTGP comes from the coding sequence ATGAcgggccgccgccgcgtcctcctcgCGCTGGCGCTGCTCCTCGCCGTCGCGCTCGCGCCCGCCCCGGCCGCGTCCCAGCCGCCGCCGCTCGACCCGCCGCCGTCCTGGGTGTTCCCCAACCCGCGCCTCCGGGCGGCCTACGTCGCGCTGCAGACCTGGCGCCGCACCGCCATCTTCTCCGACCCGGCCAACTTCACCGCCAACTGGTCGGGCCCCAACGTCTGCGCCTACAACGGCGTCTTCTGCGCGCCGCACCCGGCGGACGGCGGCGTGGTCGTCGTGGCCGGGATCGACCTCAACCACGCCGACATCGCCGGGTACATCCCCGACTCGCTCCCCGCGGGCCTCCCCGACCTCGCGCTGCTCCACCTCAACTCCAACCGCTTCTGCGGCGTGCTCCCCGACACcttcctccacctccgcctcctccacgagCTCGACATCAGCAACAACCGCTTCGTCGGCGGCTTCCCGGAGGTCGTGCTCCAGCTGCCCTCGCTCCGCTACCTCGACCTCAGGTTCAACGAGTTCGAGGGCCGCATCCCGCCCGCGCTCTTCGACCGCCCGCTCGACGCCATCTTCCTCAACTCCAACCGCCTCACGCGCCCCATCCCGCCCAACCTCGGCAACTCGCCCGCCTCCGTGCTCGTGCTCGCGCACAACAGGCTCGGGGGATGCATCCCGCCGTCGATTGGGAAGATGGCCGAGACGCTCAACGAGATCGTGCTCATCGACGACGACCTCACCGGCTGCATCCCGCCGCAGGTGGGGATGCTCAGGAAGGTGACCGTGTTCGATGTCAGCGGCAACGACCTGCAGGGCCCGCTCCCGGCCACCGTCGCTGGACTGGTGGCCGTCCAGGAGCTCAACGTCGCCGGGAATCTCTTGGAGGGCGCGGTGCCGGCGAGCGTCTGCGGACTGCCGAGTCTGAGGAACTTCACCTACGAGGACAACTTCTTCACCGGCCGGCCGGGATGCGCCGTGGCGACGGCGGACGGCAGGTGGAACTGCATCCCCGGCGCTCCCGCGCAGCGCCCGCCGGCACAGTGCGCCGCGGCGGCAGCCAGCCCGTTCGACTGCAGCAGGTCGCAGTGTCAGGAATCAGCAGGGCCAGGCCCAGGCAAGGGATCGCACGGAGGCCGCAGGCCGCCCACTCCGAGGGGTGGGCCGCCGAGGGGCCATCGTCGAAGGTCGCCGCCACCGCCAGGCTGGTTTACGCCGCCGGGCCCATTGTTCCCGCCGGGCTCGTCCACACCATCGTCCCCGTCCCCGCCCGGTGGCTCCACAACGCCAGGAACGGCGGCGCCGCCACCTCCGACCCACAGCGAGAGCCCCGGGCACGCACTGCCGCCCTCCTCCGCACCACCACCCCAGGGCACCCCGTCTCCGTCCTCCGGCAACCAGCCGCCGTCCGCGTCCTCGCCGTCCAGTCACCAACCCACAACACCTCCCCCCGGGTACGCCCCTCCGGCCCTCACGCCGCCGACCGCGCCCACGCCAtcctcgccgctgccgctgccggccCCTGGTCCCTGGGCACCACCCCCTCCACCAGGCGGCGAAGGCGGAGCGCCATCCTCTCCACCAAGCGGCGGAGGCGGGACGCCACCGGTTCACGGCATGCCATACTCgtccccgccaccaccaccaacgACAGTGCCGTTGCCCCCGGTCCACGGCGTGTCatactcgtcgccgccgccgccgctcctcccGCCGGTCTACGGGGTGTCCtactcgtcgccgccgcctccaatGCCGCTGGTCTACGGGGTGTCGTAcgggtcgccgccgccaccgacggggCCGTAG